In Candida orthopsilosis Co 90-125, chromosome 6 draft sequence, the following are encoded in one genomic region:
- a CDS encoding Tfs1 carboxypeptidase Y inhibitor — MLNKLSSTAILKQLSIRRAITTQSLLKPIATTTFTRSLFYNQKFFNNRRYKQLTKSNTLLTSKMTLITISQSLDEAFTKNKIVPDVVDDFETQGLLSIEYGPTELVTLGNTLSVSGTQHKPKIQLTLNSPTEDGKIESINEGDKFILVLTDPDAPSNSDHKWSEYLHWLVTDIELPNLKTESGEPEISHFIDATQGKEIFKYVGPGPPPKTGKHRYVFLLFKQDPNTITIEAPKDRPNWGTGTPSSGVRDWIKANAPGSKLLAVNFFYAQNEDN; from the coding sequence atgttgaacaaattatcatcaacagcaataCTAAAACAATTATCAATAAGAAGAGCCATTACTACTCAATCCTTGTTGAAGCCAATTGCAACCACTACTTTCACTCGATCTTTATTTTacaatcaaaaattctTTAACAATAGACGCTATAAACAATTAACCAAATCTAACACGTTACTCACTTCCAAAATGACATTAATCACCATCTCACAATCATTAGATGAAGCGTTCACCAAGAACAAGATTGTTCCTGATGTTGTcgatgattttgaaaccCAAGGGttattatcaattgaatatggTCCTACTGAATTGGTGACCTTGGGTAATACTTTGTCAGTTTCAGGTACTCAACATAAACCCAAGATCCAATTAACTTTAAATTCACCAACTGAAGATGGTAAAATTGAGTCAATTAACGAAGGTGACAAGTTTATCTTGGTTTTAACTGACCCTGATGCACCTTCAAACAGTGATCACAAATGGTCAGAATACTTGCATTGGTTGGTGACTGATATTGAATTGCCTAATTTAAAAACTGAATCTGGTGAACCAGAAATTAGCCATTTCATTGATGCCACTCAAGGtaaagaaattttcaaatatgtAGGTCCGGGTCCACCACCAAAGACAGGTAAGCATCGTTatgtgtttttgttgtttaagCAAGATCCAAATacaattacaattgaaGCACCTAAAGATAGACCTAATTGGGGAACTGGAACTCCATCGAGTGGAGTTAGAGATTGGATTAAAGCAAACGCACCTGGATCCAAATTGTTAGCTGTGAACTTCTTTTACGCTCAAAATGAAGACAATTGA
- a CDS encoding Ura4 dihydroorotase — protein MTEINLGITADMHVHLRDGAMCKLITPTVRSGGIAICYVMPNLVPPITTKQQVIDYHSQLTKLAPETTFLMSLYLCKELTPQLVDEVSHLIHGIKCYPAGVTTNSALGVDPNDFSSFYPLFEVMEKRGLILNIHGEKAHLSKEEEARGNVEDEINVINAEPKFLPALRKLHADFPKLKIVLEHCTTHESIALIRELNKGKTENDEVFVSATITAHHLYLIIDQWAGNPINFCKPVAKFQKDRQALIDAATSGEPWFFFGSDSAPHPIHKKQVHVGVCAGVYTQSNAVAYVAEVFDKQGKLDNLKKFISDNGIRFYNLKSDIVEKHKGESVWLVERSNNVPDVIGNGEVEVVPFKAGETLKYATEWRKN, from the coding sequence ATGACTGAGATCAACTTGGGAATCACCGCTGATATGCATGTACATCTACGTGATGGTGCTATGTGTAAATTGATTACCCCTACCGTTCGCTCGGGAGGCATTGCCATTTGCTATGTGATGCCTAATCTTGTCCCACCAATTACCACTAAACAACAAGTTATCGATTACCATTCACAACTTACCAAACTTGCTCCTGAAACTACTTTTTTAATGAGTTTGTACTTGTGTAAAGAGTTAACTCctcaattggttgatgaagTCAGTCATTTGATTCATGGGATTAAATGTTACCCAGCTGGTGTTACCACAAATTCAGCTTTAGGAGTTGACCCAAATGATTTCAGTTCATTTTATCCTTTGTTTGAAGTAATGGAAAAACGTGGATTGATCCTTAACATTCATGGTGAAAAGGCGCATTTgtccaaagaagaagaagctaGAGGTAAcgttgaagatgaaattaaTGTAATCAATGCTGAACCCAAATTTCTTCCTGCATTGCGTAAATTACATGCTGATTTTcctaaattgaaaattgtattGGAGCATTGTACAACTCATGAGTCAATTGCATTAATTCGTGAATTAAACAAGGGCAAGactgaaaatgatgaagtcTTTGTATCAGCAACGATAACTGCTCATCATTTGTATTTAATTATCGATCAATGGGCTGGAAATCCAATAAATTTCTGTAAACCAGTGgccaaatttcaaaaagatcGTCAAGCTTTAATTGATGCTGCCACTAGTGGTGAACCATGGTTCTTTTTTGGCTCGGACTCTGCACCCCATCCAATCCACAAAAAGCAAGTACACGTTGGTGTTTGTGCTGGTGTTTATACACAATCCAACGCCGTGGCTTATGTGGCTGAAGTATTCGATAAACAGGGCAAGTTAGACaacttgaagaaatttATCAGTGATAATGGTATTAGGTTCTATAATTTGAAGTCCGATATTGTGGAAAAACACAAGGGTGAGAGTGTATGGTTAGTTGAGAGAAGCAATAATGTGCCTGATGTGATTGGTAATGGTGAAGTAGAGGTTGTACCTTTCAAAGCTGGAGAGACTTTAAAGTATGCTACAGAGTGGAGGAAGAATTAG
- a CDS encoding Trx2 protein produces the protein MLQDIKTKQQLASALQSQYQSSETASRKPATGVDPGTSSRTKIQSKAMDMASNIGLGSGSNTSNQDHVIVVDFFDDCDHCSQMNSKLDEYSNWYQNQSKPVDFYKVNIDDKESKSFASEYSINSIPTTLFFKKGKLVDKVVGSEPAEIKKVLDNDLL, from the coding sequence atgTTGCAAGAcatcaaaaccaaacaGCAATTAGCTAGCGCTTTACAATCTCAATACCAATCCTCAGAAACAGCTTCAAGAAAACCCGCCACTGGAGTCGACCCTGGTACATCCTCAAGAACCAAGATCCAATCCAAAGCAATGGACATGGCATCCAACATCGGGTTAGGTTCCGGTTCCAACACGTCCAATCAAGATCAcgttattgttgttgatttttttgatgattgtgATCATTGCTCACAAATGAATTcgaaattggatgaatattccaattggtaccaaaatcaatcgaAGCCGGTTGATTTTTATAAAGTGAACATTGATGATAAGGAACTGAAGTCGTTTGCTAGTGaatattcaatcaattcaattccaactACGTTGTTTTTTAAAAAGGGAAAATTGGTCGATAAAGTTGTTGGATCAGAACCCGCTGAAATTAAAAAGGTTTTGGATAATGATTTGTTGTAA
- a CDS encoding Dib1 protein (S. cerevisiae homolog DIB1 has role nuclear mRNA splicing, via spliceosome and localizes to U4/U6 x U5 tri-snRNP complex, U5 snRNP) yields the protein MGSVFLPNLRTGWHVDQAILSEDDRVVVLRFGREEETPCMIIDELLYSIADKIKNFAVIYLVNLDKVPDFNIMYELDQNKLEPYTLMFFYRNKHILCDFGTGNNNKLNFPIYDKQELIDIIETIYRGARKGKGLVISPKDYSRAAKNI from the coding sequence ATGGGTTCGGTATTCCTTCCCAATTTACGTACAGGTTGGCACGTCGACCAAGCAATTCTTTCAGAAGATGATCGAGTAGTTGTACTTCGATTTGGtagagaagaagaaaccCCATGCATGataattgatgaattacTATACTCAATAGctgataaaatcaaaaattttgccGTCATCTACCTTGTCAATTTAGATAAAGTTCCCGATTTCAATATAATGTatgaattggatcaaaatAAACTAGAACCTTATACATTGATGTTTTTTTATCGAAACAAACATATTTTGTGTGATTTTGGGACTggtaataataataaattgaatttccCCATTTATGAtaaacaagaattgatcGATATTATCGAAACAATTTATCGAGGAGCAAGAAAGGGAAAAGGTTTGGTTATAAGTCCCAAGGACTATAGTCGAGCAGCAAAGAATATATAG
- a CDS encoding Ssp120 protein (S. cerevisiae homolog SSP120 to cytoplasm), producing the protein MKFLSAIVFLACAFTVTAHGDHSQNVLKEKPSHLRWQDWHMLEEHNIAEYDAQTFFTMHDLKGADQWDRSDILNLYGIKHETIIGDGSGVGENSREVTPEVQNMVVESIFKLFDTDKNGVISKDEWVSFHNNGGELPDFGYGQGHHLDFESEYEEHHWNQYHANDDPDTKIKHKEDIEHELLHHKHEIEKTHDRSSELREVTENFLSKIRIENLKPKYRI; encoded by the coding sequence ATGAAGTTCTTATCAGCAATAGTATTTCTTGCGTGTGCATTCACAGTCACTGCTCATGGAGATCATTCTCAAAACGTACTAAAGGAAAAACCATCACATTTGAGATGGCAAGATTGGCACATGTTGGAAGAACACAATATAGCCGAATACGATGCTCAAACGTTTTTTACCATGCATGATTTAAAAGGGGCAGATCAATGGGATAGAAGTGATATACTCAATCTTTATGGAATTAAGCACGAGACCATCATTGGTGATGGCTCAGGTGTGGGAGAGAATTCTCGAGAAGTGACACCTGAAGTGCAAAACATGGTTGTTGAgtccattttcaaattgtttgatacGGATAAGAATGGAGTTATAAGCAAAGATGAGTGGGTGTCATTCCATAACAATGGAGGTGAGTTGCCTGATTTTGGTTATGGACAAGGCCATCATTTGGATTTCGAAAGTGAATATGAAGAACATCATTGGAACCAGTACCACGCCAACGATGATCCAGATACAAAGATCAAGCACAAGGAAGATATTGAGCATGAGTTGTTGCATCATAAACacgaaattgaaaagaccCATGATCGTTCTTCAGAGTTGAGAGAGGTGACCGAAAACTTCTTATCCAAGATAAGAATTGAGAATTTAAAGCCAAAGTATCGCATTTAG
- a CDS encoding Mic14 protein (S. cerevisiae homolog MIC14 has role aerobic respiration and localizes to mitochondrial intermembrane space, nucleus) — protein MQQFSGPIAYFSFFSISLTKSNMSQQQKGGLLDQILLEDIARCCPHQFLAFHQCMSLPQPDPEHCLKQQVELTQCIRTSVPSFQKIQGECSGKLQAYEACLKMNKSQTSKCTHELEELRNCAFGSINK, from the coding sequence atgcaacaattttccGGACCGATTGCATacttttcattcttttccATTCTGTTAACAAAAAGCAACATgtcacaacaacagaaaGGTGGATTATTAGATCAGATCCTCTTAGAAGATATAGCCAGATGCTGTCCCCATCAATTTCTAGCATTCCATCAGTGCATGTCCTTACCACAACCGGATCCTGAACACTGTCtaaaacaacaagttgaattgACTCAGTGTATTAGGACGTCAGTACCttcatttcaaaagatcCAGGGCGAATGCTCCGGGAAGTTGCAAGCTTATGAAGCAtgtttgaagatgaacaaGAGCCAGACGCTGAAATGTACCCATGAACTAGAAGAGTTAAGAAATTGTGCATTTGGATCTATAAACAAATAG
- a CDS encoding Imp2 protein (S. cerevisiae homolog IMP2 has endopeptidase activity, has role in protein processing involved in protein targeting to mitochondrion and localizes to mitochondrial inner membrane peptidase) yields MPLSHSLKTTLLTITWLPVLYTFTNHLYQPYQISGSSMTPTFNPGTATISKDVVLVQKYNIKTKENNISRGDVIMFRSPLDPEKLLTKRVVGINGDVILPSSDYPKSEVRIPRNHYWVEGDNRVHSIDSNEFGPISKGLVVGKVVMILWPLSRFGQTLEKR; encoded by the coding sequence ATGCCATTAAGTCATAGTTTGAAAACCACACTACTCACGATAACATGGTTACCCGTGCTTTACACATTCACCAATCATTTGTACCAGCCATATCAAATATCGGGATCCTCCATGACTCCAACATTTAATCCAGGAACCGCCACAATCTCGAAAGATGTAGTGCTTGTACAGAAATATAACATAAAGACGAAGGAAAATAACATATCTCGGGGCGATGTGATTATGTTTCGTCTGCCTTTAGATCctgaaaagttgttgacaAAGAGAGTAGTTGGAATTAATGGAGATGTCATACTACCGTCTTCTGATTACCCCAAGCTGGAAGTGAGGATACCACGAAACCATTATTGGGTTGAAGGTGATAACCGAGTACATTCCATAGATTCCAATGAGTTTGGCCCTATTAGTAAAGGTTTAGTGGTGGGGAAAGTCGTGATGATCCTTTGGCCGTTGAGCCGGTTTGGACAGACATTGGAAAAACGTTGA
- a CDS encoding Git4 protein (fungal-specific (no human or murine homolog)), protein MATRDLPKSVNDLFVGWVGRIQDEMTIGKSQDELINQDKLAKLDEFASIHSSDEDIVTSDGDDAEYETKVRMKNLWPAFASGAGLFSDGYVNAGISNVISCLKIIYGEEFTQSNAMSNIGSIAFVGTIIGQLGFGYISDRMSRHKGMLIANIMLIVFTMLCAVGSWGKTTQGFFACLTVWRFFLGIAIGSEYPTSSVIASEFANQLPAGHRNRYFSWFTNMMIDFGFVVASFVPLVLLWIFTPRHLRALWRVSIGLGVVPPLILFFIRLRMSNSKSFTKLNMKRVDYKDYPFWLIFKFYWFRLTIVSLIWFIYDFSVYSFGTFNTIIIGEIIPDGTLYQNWGWSVVFNLFYMPGSFTGAIVADYLGPRLTLALGVGIQGVIGIAMSACLDSLKKHIAGFVVVFGIFTTFGEFGPGNNTGLLASKTCATPIRGQYYGIAAAIGKIGAFVGTWVFPAIQKHYSYNESLALQVPFYISSALCLFSALLTIFFVPPVGQDAINKEDKLFLQYLRDNGFTKFEKFGDFGIVANDEENKVVKPFISEVEKDDDEVVVVHEKR, encoded by the coding sequence ATGGCTACCAGAGATCTCCCAAAATCTGTAAATGACCTTTTCGTTGGATGGGTTGGTCGCATCCAAGATGAAATGACCATTGGTAAGTCacaagatgaattgatcaatcaAGATAAGCTTGCAAAACTCGATGAGTTTGCTTCTATCCACTCCAGCGATGAAGACATTGTCACAAGCGACGGTGATGACGCGGAATATGAAACCAAAGTTAGAATGAAAAACTTATGGCCAGCTTTTGCCTCAGGTGCTGGTTTGTTTTCTGATGGTTATGTAAATGCAGGTATTAGTAACGTTATTTCGTGTTTAAAGATTATTTATGGAGAAGAATTTACCCAAAGTAATGCCATGTCAAACATTGGGTCCATTGCTTTTGTTGGTACAATTATTGGTCAATTGGGATTTGGGTACATCAGTGATCGTATGAGTAGACACAAGGGAATGTTAATTGCAAATATTATGTTGATTGTGTTTACTATGTTATGTGCTGTCGGTTCTTGGGGTAAAACCACCCAGGGTTTCTTTGCTTGTTTGACCGTTTGGAGATTTTTCCTTGGTATTGCCATTGGTTCGGAATATCCGACAAGTTCGGTCATTGCATCTGAGTTTGCCAATCAATTACCAGCTGGCCATAGAAACAGATACTTTTCCTGGTTCACCAATatgatgattgattttgggtTTGTGGTTGCTAGTTTTGTTCCGcttgtgttgttgtggaTCTTTACTCCTCGTCACTTGCGTGCTTTGTGGAGAGTAAGTATTGGATTGGGTGTAGTTCcaccattgattttgttctttATTAGATTGAGaatgtcaaattcaaagagtttcaccaaattgaatatgaagAGAGTTGACTATAAGGACTACCCGTTCTGGTTGATCTTCAAGTTTTATTGGTTTAGATTGACTATTGTGTCTTTAATCTGGTTCATTTATGACTTTTCTGTTTACTCGTTTGGTACATTCAACACAATCATTATTGGAGAGATAATCCCAGATGGTACATTGTATCAAAATTGGGGTTGGTCAGTTGTATTTAACTTGTTTTATATGCCAGGGTCTTTTACTGGTGCTATCGTGGCTGATTATTTGGGTCCTAGATTAACATTGGCTTTGGGTGTTGGAATCCAAGGTGTCATTGGTATAGCGATGTCTGCATGTTTAGACTCGTTGAAGAAGCACATTGctggttttgttgttgtctttgGAATCTTCACCACCTTTGGTGAGTTTGGTCCAGGTAACAACACTGGCTTGCTTGCTTCAAAAACTTGTGCTACTCCGATCAGGGGGCAATATTATGGAATTGCTGCCGCTATTGGTAAGATTGGTGCGTTTGTTGGTACATGGGTATTCCCAGCTATCCAGAAGCATTATTCTTATAATGAGAGCTTGGCTTTGCAAGTACCATTTTATATTTCATCAGCATTGTGCTTATTTAGTGCACTATTAACCATCTTCTTTGTGCCACCAGTTGGCCAAGATGCTATCAACAAGGAGGATAAATtatttttgcaatatttGCGTGACAATGGGTTTACtaagtttgaaaagtttggAGACTTTGGtattgttgcaaatgaCGAGGAGAATAAGGTTGTCAAACCATTTATAAGTGAAGTAGAAAAGGATGATGACgaggttgttgttgttcatgAAAAGAGATAA
- a CDS encoding Hap5 component of CCAAT-binding transcription factor, whose product MDTYDETNYIDGGQVPRYDEDQPSLEDSTHIPPHISNHDGIEESLHHHNQQFEVEGQVDPEEEYDEEEIIPSHQTIVDESELLAAQAAAEAAAAAQQQEPGDVFNNVAQGLEGPHRDMMMQYWQETINSIEHDEHDFKNHQLPLARIKKVMKTDEDVRMISAEAPILFAKGCDIFITELTMRAWIHAEENKRRTLQKSDIAAALTKSDMFDFLIDVVPREEEKASK is encoded by the coding sequence ATGGACACATACGACGAGACAAACTACATAGATGGTGGTCAAGTACCCAGATATGACGAAGATCAACCTAGTCTCGAAGACTCAACACATATACCACCACATATAAGTAACCATGATGGTATCGAAGAATCGCTACATCACCATaaccaacaatttgaagtCGAAGGTCAAGTGGAtccagaagaagaatacGACGAGGAAGAAATCATACCCTCGCATCAAACTATAGTTGATGAATCGGAATTACTAGCTGCTCAAGCCGCAGCTGAAGCTGCCGCAGCCGcccaacaacaagaaccAGGTGAtgtattcaacaatgtagCTCAAGGTTTAGAAGGTCCACATCGTGATATGATGATGCAATACTGGCAAGAGACTATCAACTCTATTGAACATGATGAACATGATTTCaagaatcatcaattacCTTTAGCAAGAATTAAAAAAGTGATGAaaactgatgaagatgtacGCATGATTAGCGCTGAAGCCCCCATTTTGTTTGCTAAAGGATGTGATATTTTTATTACTGAGTTGACTATGAGGGCATGGATCCATGCCGAAGAAAACAAGAGGAGGACGTTGCAGAAATCGGATATTGCTGCTGCTTTGACCAAGAGTGAtatgtttgattttttgattgatgttgtgCCTAGGGAAGAGGAGAAAGCATCAAAGTAA
- a CDS encoding Git3 glycerophosphoinositol permease: MASRDLPHSFREAFFGWAERIPSEITILKSKEQLLAEDLHNPDFHSRHEGSNSSNKSSSSEFPEGESDSYEAPPSTVKFNNLWPAFASGAGLFSDGYVNNSISTVLSCLKMIYGDEFSKSNAINNISSIAFVGTVVGQLSFGYISDRVARRGGMMAANVMLIVFTLLCAVGSWGATTQGFFACLTVWRFFLGVAIGAEYPTSSVIASEFANQLPAGHRNRYFSWFTNAMIDFGFVVSAFVPFVLIWIFSERHLRALWRVTIGLGVIPPLALFFIRLKMSDSKTFQKLNMKHVRYRDYPWWLIVKFYWFRLTVVSLIWFIYDFSAYSFGNFNTIIIGEIIPDAPLWRQWGWSVVFNLFYIPGAFLGALSGDYFGPRLTLAFGVGCQGIIGFAMSARLESLKKHIAGFVVVFGIFTTFGEFGPGDNIGLLASKTSATAIRGQYYGIAAAIGKIGAFVGTWVFPAIQKHYDGQGNKDLQVPFYISSALCLFSAGLAIFFLPHVGQDAVNKEDADFVDYLKSHGFDINLLGEPGVVTEMIAEEHKRNPNSVNAIDGAIGGHAAGAAEFTGSEILAYDSLGERKEDADVQQKRVKQ; encoded by the coding sequence ATGGCGTCAAGAGATTTACCACATAGTTTCAGAGAAGCCTTCTTTGGATGGGCAGAAAGAATTCCTCTGGAAATCACCATACTTAAATCTAAAGAACAACTACTTGCTGAAGATCTACACAACCCAGACTTTCACTCCAGACATGAAGGTTCAAACTCATCcaacaaatcttcatcatcagaatTCCCAGAGGGTGAATCGGATTCATATGAGGCACCGCCATCAACAGttaaattcaataacttGTGGCCTGCTTTTGCTTCAGGTGCCGGTTTGTTCTCCGATGGTTATGTCAACAACTCCATATCCACAGTTTTGTCttgtttgaagatgatttacGGCGACGAATTTTCTAAAAGCAATgccatcaacaacatcagtTCTATTGCATTCGTTGGTACTGTGGTTGGACAGTTGAGTTTTGGTTACATTTCCGATAGAGTTGCCAGACGTGGTGGTATGATGGCGGCAAATGTCATGTTGATTGTATTCACTTTGTTGTGTGCTGTAGGATCCTGGGGTGCTACAACCCAAGGGTTCTTTGCATGCTTGACTGTTTGGAGATTTTTTTTGGGTGTTGCTATTGGTGCTGAATATCCAACAAGTTCAGTTATTGCTTCGGAATTTGCCAATCAATTACCAGCTGGTCACAGAAACAGATACTTTTCCTGGTTCACCAATGCtatgattgattttggttttgttgtgtCCGCATTTGTGCCATTTGtcttgatttggattttttCCGAACGTCACTTACGTGCGTTATGGAGAGTCACTATTGGATTGGGTGTCATTCCGCCATTGGCCTTGTTTTTCATTCGTTTGAAAATGAGTgattcaaaaacatttcaaaagttgaatatgAAACATGTTAGATATAGAGATTATCCATGGTGGTtaattgtcaaattttaTTGGTTTAGATTGACAGTTGTttcattgatttggtttatttACGATTTTTCTGCTTATTCCTTTGGTAATTTCAACACAATCATTATTGGTGAAATTATTCCAGATGCACCTCTTTGGAGACAATGGGGTTGGTCGGTTGtgttcaacttgttttACATCCCAGGTGCCTTTCTTGGTGCATTGTCCGGGGATTACTTTGGACCAAGATTAACCTTAGCTTTTGGTGTCGGTTGTCAAGGAATTATTGGATTTGCCATGTCTGCACGTTTGGAGTCTTTGAAGAAGCACATTGCTGGTTTCGTTGTTGTCTTTGGAATCTTCACCACCTTTGGTGAGTTTGGACCTGGTGATAACATTGGTTTATTGGCCTCCAAAACCAGCGCTACTGCTATTAGAGGTCAATATTATGGTATTGCTGCCGCTATTGGTAAGATTGGTGCGTTTGTTGGTACATGGGTATTCCCAGCTATCCAAAAGCATTACGATGGTCAAGGAAACAAGGACTTACAAGTTCCATTTTATATATCATCAGCATTGTGTTTGTTTAGTGCCGGTTTGGCCATATTCTTTTTACCTCATGTTGGTCAAGATGCtgtcaacaaagaagatgctgattttgttgactACTTGAAATCGCACGGATTCGATATTAATCTTTTGGGTGAACCCGGTGTCGTTACTGAGATGATTGCTGAAGAACACAAGAGAAATCCAAATTCAGTTAATGCAATTGATGGTGCTATTGGCGGACATGCTGCTGGTGCTGCCGAATTTACCGGTCTGGAAATCTTGGCATATGATTCATTGGGAGAGAGAAAGGAAGATGCTGATGTACAGCAAAAGAGGGTCAAACAATGA